Proteins encoded by one window of Martelella endophytica:
- a CDS encoding GcrA family cell cycle regulator — protein MRYWDRQAIEAMAAMRRDGKALTAIAAAWGVSRMVVAGIARRNPDLFPVRERKTEAEKAAAIEAERKAKAARLLAKRKKKPAPTTAIDAPIRRQVPIEAYDTQHMQLPGSPTVPFIDCGEFRCRLVLTPGGERLGPDAPCCGRPVAEGAAYCPEHQKLMYRPYERRTPAW, from the coding sequence ATGAGGTACTGGGACCGTCAGGCGATCGAGGCAATGGCCGCGATGCGCCGGGATGGCAAGGCGCTGACGGCGATTGCCGCGGCGTGGGGTGTCTCGCGCATGGTCGTAGCCGGCATTGCCCGCCGCAATCCGGACCTGTTTCCCGTCAGGGAGAGGAAGACCGAAGCGGAGAAGGCAGCCGCCATCGAGGCCGAACGCAAGGCGAAGGCTGCAAGGCTGCTGGCGAAGCGGAAGAAGAAGCCTGCACCAACAACTGCCATCGATGCACCGATCCGCAGGCAGGTGCCGATCGAGGCCTATGACACACAGCACATGCAGCTCCCGGGCAGTCCCACCGTGCCGTTCATCGACTGCGGCGAATTCCGCTGCCGACTGGTGCTGACCCCGGGCGGCGAACGGCTCGGCCCGGATGCACCCTGCTGTGGCAGACCGGTGGCAGAAGGCGCTGCCTACTGCCCGGAACACCAGAAGCTGATGTACCGCCCTTACGAGAGGAGGACGCCGGCATGGTGA
- the nusG gene encoding transcription termination/antitermination protein NusG — MTIVGMVAEMTAAATARITMTSSIEAELGERSLRKLERDDAIRRMRRDEQGALASDTESDTACWYVAVVHPGHEQETEAALKAIGAEALVPMRRGKRRKRRGKLLPPQDEVLMTGYVLVRFVSTAKALRGLLRQEHVTAILGGWETPYALKADAISALLRKADNGAFDYERQSDVLVVAGDRVTVEDGIFAGQLGTVVTPNTMGKGDVVIEVDLFGRMTPMVMPLACVSKV, encoded by the coding sequence ATGACGATAGTGGGGATGGTGGCGGAGATGACGGCAGCAGCAACGGCAAGGATCACAATGACGAGCAGCATCGAAGCGGAACTCGGCGAACGCAGCCTGCGCAAGCTGGAGCGGGACGATGCGATTCGGCGGATGCGGCGGGACGAGCAGGGGGCGCTAGCTTCCGACACCGAAAGCGACACGGCGTGCTGGTATGTGGCCGTTGTTCATCCGGGCCATGAGCAGGAGACGGAAGCAGCCCTGAAGGCGATCGGGGCCGAGGCGCTGGTGCCGATGCGCCGGGGCAAGCGACGCAAGCGCCGTGGCAAGTTGCTGCCGCCGCAGGACGAGGTGCTGATGACCGGCTATGTCCTCGTCCGCTTCGTCAGCACGGCGAAGGCGCTGAGAGGGCTGCTGAGGCAGGAGCATGTCACGGCGATCCTCGGGGGATGGGAGACACCCTATGCCCTCAAGGCCGATGCCATCTCAGCTCTCCTGCGCAAGGCGGACAATGGAGCCTTCGACTACGAGCGGCAGAGCGATGTACTGGTCGTTGCCGGTGACAGGGTGACGGTCGAGGACGGGATATTCGCCGGGCAGTTGGGGACGGTGGTGACGCCCAACACCATGGGCAAGGGTGATGTCGTAATCGAGGTCGATCTGTTCGGGCGGATGACGCCGATGGTCATGCCGTTGGCCTGTGTCAGCAAGGTGTAG
- a CDS encoding alpha/beta hydrolase family protein: MNNLIDLARHIPAPEAALTVAYTPIRLAMAGRQPLELRLTMPASGDRFPIVLLSHGFGPSNYIPSKDGYAHLAQFWAERGFAVIQPTHASSRVGGMPAEREGAPFFWRERVEELRAILDRLDEIEQQVGGVAGRLDGKRIAAVGHSFGGHTVSLLLGATLQGEDFADPRISAGILLAAPGRGGDDLTEENPARLPFFDVDFSMIAAPSLVVCGAEDNPHFTPRGPEWHADAFHDAVASDRDLLTLHGVGHGLGGIAGLDAKETETEAPDVLEALKRLSLAWLKSALGADPAAWAKSRAALEQYAPSLGDVIARQAETR; encoded by the coding sequence ATGAATAATCTGATCGATCTGGCGCGGCACATCCCCGCACCTGAGGCGGCGCTGACTGTTGCCTATACGCCGATCCGCCTCGCAATGGCGGGCCGCCAGCCACTGGAATTGCGGCTGACGATGCCCGCAAGCGGAGACAGGTTTCCCATCGTGCTTTTGTCCCATGGCTTCGGACCATCGAACTATATTCCTTCCAAGGATGGCTATGCCCACCTTGCCCAGTTCTGGGCGGAACGCGGCTTTGCGGTGATTCAGCCGACCCATGCCAGCTCGCGCGTCGGCGGCATGCCTGCGGAAAGAGAAGGCGCGCCGTTCTTCTGGCGCGAGCGGGTGGAAGAGCTTAGGGCCATTCTCGACCGTCTGGACGAAATCGAGCAACAGGTAGGTGGCGTTGCCGGAAGGCTGGACGGAAAACGCATTGCGGCGGTTGGTCATTCCTTCGGCGGGCACACGGTTTCCCTGCTGCTGGGCGCGACATTGCAGGGTGAAGATTTCGCCGATCCGCGCATTTCGGCCGGCATTCTGCTGGCAGCACCCGGGCGCGGCGGTGACGATCTGACGGAGGAAAACCCGGCGCGGCTCCCGTTTTTCGATGTCGATTTCTCAATGATCGCCGCACCAAGCCTGGTCGTTTGCGGTGCTGAGGACAATCCGCATTTCACCCCGCGCGGCCCGGAATGGCACGCCGATGCTTTTCATGATGCAGTGGCCTCGGACCGCGATCTGCTGACACTCCACGGTGTTGGCCACGGCCTTGGCGGCATTGCCGGACTGGACGCGAAGGAGACGGAAACCGAGGCCCCCGATGTGCTCGAAGCGCTGAAGCGTTTGTCTCTTGCGTGGCTCAAGTCGGCCCTTGGCGCCGATCCAGCGGCGTGGGCGAAAAGCCGCGCAGCGCTTGAACAGTACGCTCCCTCGCTTGGAGATGTGATCGCCCGGCAGGCTGAAACGCGATAA
- a CDS encoding SDR family oxidoreductase: MPRMLVSGASSGFGLAIARTFLAKGWDVVATMRDPNTNQLPASDRLTVLPLDVTDAESIADAVTAAGPLDALVNNAGVGMLNVLEGADMEKVRELFETNVLGAMAMTRAVLPQMRLRETGVIVNVSSSVTLKPFPALSVYSASKAALNAFTESLALEAKLFGVRARLVLPGSAPATGFGKNAVARMGMEIPEPYTAFVHDYLATLRSGTLFTTPEDVAEAVWQAVTDDNAPMMIPAGADTRALFEGEHNATA, from the coding sequence ATGCCCAGGATGCTTGTGAGCGGCGCCTCTTCCGGATTCGGTCTCGCCATCGCCCGGACCTTTCTTGCCAAGGGCTGGGACGTGGTGGCGACAATGCGTGATCCGAACACCAACCAATTGCCCGCCTCCGACAGGCTCACGGTCCTGCCTCTCGACGTCACAGACGCGGAAAGCATCGCGGACGCCGTTACAGCGGCCGGGCCGCTCGACGCGCTGGTCAACAATGCCGGCGTCGGCATGCTGAATGTGCTTGAGGGCGCGGACATGGAGAAGGTGCGCGAATTGTTCGAGACCAATGTTCTCGGCGCAATGGCGATGACCAGGGCGGTGCTGCCGCAGATGCGGCTTCGAGAGACGGGCGTTATCGTCAATGTCAGCTCCAGCGTTACCCTGAAGCCATTTCCGGCCCTGTCTGTCTATAGTGCCAGCAAGGCGGCGCTGAATGCCTTTACCGAGAGCCTTGCCCTTGAGGCGAAATTGTTCGGCGTACGCGCCCGCCTCGTTCTGCCGGGCTCCGCGCCTGCCACAGGCTTCGGCAAGAACGCCGTGGCGCGGATGGGGATGGAGATCCCAGAGCCCTACACCGCCTTCGTTCACGACTATCTGGCAACGCTTCGCTCCGGCACCCTGTTCACGACGCCGGAAGATGTGGCCGAGGCCGTCTGGCAGGCCGTGACGGACGACAACGCTCCGATGATGATCCCTGCTGGCGCGGACACGCGGGCTTTGTTCGAAGGCGAACATAACGCCACAGCCTGA
- a CDS encoding SDR family oxidoreductase: protein MTILVTGATGNIGNQVVQHLVSQGADVKALVRDPSKAEFPAGVDVVQGDFLNVDSLRSAFDGVSTLFLLNAVVPDEFTQALIALNVARAAGIERIVYLSVIHPDVYVNVPHFAGKFAVERMIEQMGMSATILRPAYFIQNEMMIKDAITSHGVYPMPVGDKGLAMIDVRDIAEIAALELLRRETAPAPLPLDRINLVGPETLTGAEVASIWSEALGRTIAYAGDDTDAFEGNLKQFMPPWMAYDMRMMGERFLTDGMLPEGGDVARLEALLGRPLRTYRNFILEAVAAD, encoded by the coding sequence ATGACTATTCTTGTGACAGGCGCCACCGGCAATATCGGCAATCAGGTCGTCCAGCATCTCGTAAGCCAGGGCGCAGACGTCAAAGCCCTTGTCCGCGATCCGTCCAAAGCCGAATTTCCGGCAGGCGTCGACGTGGTCCAGGGCGACTTTCTGAACGTCGACAGCCTGCGCAGCGCCTTTGACGGCGTCTCGACGCTGTTCCTGCTGAACGCCGTCGTGCCGGACGAATTCACCCAGGCGCTGATTGCCCTGAATGTCGCCCGCGCCGCCGGTATCGAGCGCATCGTCTACCTCTCGGTCATTCACCCCGATGTCTATGTCAATGTGCCGCACTTTGCCGGCAAATTCGCCGTCGAGCGGATGATCGAGCAGATGGGAATGAGCGCGACGATCCTGCGCCCGGCCTACTTCATCCAGAACGAAATGATGATCAAGGATGCCATCACCAGCCACGGCGTCTACCCGATGCCCGTCGGCGACAAGGGTCTTGCCATGATCGACGTGCGCGACATCGCCGAGATTGCCGCCCTCGAACTGCTGCGCCGCGAAACCGCGCCGGCGCCGCTTCCCCTTGACCGGATCAACTTGGTGGGCCCGGAAACGCTGACCGGCGCCGAGGTGGCGTCCATCTGGTCGGAAGCATTGGGCCGCACCATCGCCTATGCCGGCGACGACACGGACGCCTTCGAAGGCAATCTGAAGCAGTTCATGCCGCCTTGGATGGCCTACGACATGCGGATGATGGGCGAGCGCTTTCTCACCGACGGCATGCTGCCGGAAGGCGGCGACGTTGCCCGCCTCGAAGCCCTTCTCGGCCGCCCGCTGCGCACCTATCGCAACTTCATCCTGGAAGCCGTCGCCGCCGATTAA
- a CDS encoding NAD(P)-dependent oxidoreductase — translation MSTTEIHASPLPKIVILGATGPTGRHLVAQAVSRGHDVTVLARSPEKAAELKGAKLVVGDARDEKALRQALKGRDAVISALGTPASPFRDVTLLSTATRALVKAMTAENVSRLIAITGLGAGDSRGHGGALFDKAIFPILLRRVYADKNRQEDIIRKSGLDWTIVRPTILTNKPGTQFVRALTDLQGFHGGSIARKDVARFVLDQLVSDEWLHQSPLITA, via the coding sequence ATGTCCACGACCGAAATCCACGCATCTCCACTGCCGAAGATCGTCATCCTCGGCGCCACCGGCCCAACCGGCCGCCACCTCGTCGCCCAGGCCGTCTCGCGCGGCCATGATGTTACCGTTCTGGCTCGCTCGCCGGAAAAGGCGGCAGAGCTCAAAGGCGCAAAGCTGGTCGTTGGCGATGCCCGCGACGAAAAGGCGCTGCGTCAGGCGCTGAAGGGACGCGATGCCGTCATCAGTGCGCTCGGCACGCCTGCTAGTCCGTTTCGCGACGTCACTCTCCTGTCGACGGCCACACGAGCGCTCGTGAAGGCCATGACGGCGGAGAATGTCTCCCGCCTTATCGCGATCACCGGGCTCGGCGCGGGCGACAGTCGCGGTCACGGCGGTGCGCTGTTCGACAAGGCCATTTTCCCGATCCTGCTGCGCAGAGTCTATGCCGACAAGAACCGGCAGGAAGACATTATCCGCAAAAGCGGCCTCGACTGGACTATCGTCCGCCCGACCATCCTCACCAACAAGCCGGGAACACAGTTCGTTCGCGCCCTGACCGACCTTCAGGGTTTTCACGGCGGCAGCATTGCCCGCAAAGACGTTGCGCGTTTCGTGCTCGATCAGTTGGTTTCGGATGAATGGCTGCACCAGTCGCCGCTGATCACCGCATGA
- a CDS encoding TetR family transcriptional regulator produces MNTGISPIGLRERKKRAMRVKLSDVALRLALERGVSHVRIEDIAAEADVSPRTFNNYFPSKEAAIVGSATIRAEQLCEILSSQPDGLALHDALRSTVIALFEEEPDRDWIARARLIRAEPSLFAEAAKADRLIEQEVAAEIGRRAGVDPTTHLAPRLAAAVVIAAIHAAVELWLDREDGSLSDVLRQVMAQFCIEDIAAH; encoded by the coding sequence ATGAACACTGGTATTTCCCCCATCGGACTGCGCGAGCGCAAGAAGCGCGCCATGCGCGTCAAACTCAGCGATGTCGCCCTTCGCCTTGCGCTCGAGCGCGGCGTCTCGCACGTCCGTATCGAGGATATCGCCGCCGAGGCGGACGTTTCCCCGCGTACATTCAACAATTATTTTCCGAGCAAGGAAGCCGCAATCGTTGGAAGTGCGACGATACGGGCCGAGCAACTTTGCGAAATCCTGAGCAGTCAGCCAGACGGGCTTGCCCTTCATGACGCGCTCCGTTCCACGGTGATCGCGCTCTTCGAGGAAGAGCCCGACCGCGACTGGATCGCCCGCGCGCGTCTCATCCGTGCAGAGCCTTCGCTCTTCGCCGAGGCGGCCAAGGCAGATAGGTTGATCGAACAGGAAGTCGCCGCTGAAATTGGCCGACGGGCGGGAGTCGATCCCACGACGCACCTGGCGCCACGTCTCGCCGCCGCGGTGGTGATTGCCGCCATCCATGCGGCTGTCGAATTATGGCTCGACCGCGAGGATGGCTCGCTGAGCGATGTGCTTAGGCAGGTCATGGCTCAGTTCTGTATTGAAGACATCGCGGCCCACTAG
- a CDS encoding LysR family transcriptional regulator encodes MDLLALSDFNLVARHGGFGKAARASGRPKATLSRRVAELEAALELRLFERGGRDLKLTEEGRALHERTAALLTEIDETAASIASGGDTPRGRLRISAPLLLSQTAMGRIAAGFALKYPDVRLEITTEDRPVDMIEEGYDLVIRVNPDEDETLIGKPFLHDRLAVVAAPGLVRNEADKPVPGVVRGANVAQSWEMTTPKGLETVDVEPVLALSSLIMVRDAVLTGVGVARLPISLVSHSLSDGSLSHWGDIEGSEIALWALYPSRRLLSSRVSAFLAYLKEAFPNGTPDELTAYIAR; translated from the coding sequence ATGGACCTTCTTGCTCTGTCTGATTTCAATCTCGTCGCCCGCCATGGCGGCTTCGGCAAGGCGGCGCGCGCCTCCGGCCGGCCCAAGGCCACGCTGTCGCGGCGCGTCGCAGAACTCGAAGCCGCACTTGAACTGCGGCTGTTCGAGCGCGGCGGACGCGATCTGAAACTGACTGAAGAAGGCCGGGCTCTTCACGAGCGCACGGCCGCCCTGCTGACGGAGATCGACGAAACGGCGGCCAGCATTGCCTCGGGCGGGGACACACCGCGTGGCCGCTTGCGCATCAGCGCGCCGCTTCTTCTGTCGCAGACGGCCATGGGCAGGATCGCCGCGGGCTTTGCGCTGAAATATCCCGACGTCCGGCTGGAAATCACCACCGAGGACCGCCCCGTCGACATGATCGAGGAAGGCTACGATCTGGTGATCCGGGTTAACCCGGACGAGGATGAAACGCTGATCGGCAAACCGTTCCTGCACGACCGTCTGGCGGTCGTGGCGGCTCCCGGGCTTGTGCGAAACGAAGCCGACAAACCCGTTCCGGGCGTTGTGCGCGGCGCGAACGTTGCGCAAAGCTGGGAGATGACAACGCCGAAAGGTCTTGAGACCGTCGATGTGGAGCCGGTGCTCGCCTTGTCATCGCTGATCATGGTGCGCGATGCTGTGCTGACCGGTGTGGGCGTCGCCCGCCTGCCGATATCGCTCGTCAGCCACAGTCTTTCCGACGGCAGCCTTAGCCACTGGGGCGATATTGAGGGCTCCGAGATCGCACTTTGGGCGCTCTACCCCTCGCGGCGACTGCTCAGCAGCCGCGTCTCGGCCTTCCTCGCCTATCTGAAAGAGGCCTTCCCGAACGGGACGCCGGATGAGCTTACTGCGTATATCGCCCGGTAG
- a CDS encoding FAD-dependent monooxygenase: MTKSAILISGASIAGPAAAFWLVRAGFNVTIVERASALRQGGNGVDIRAEALAVIDRMGLDAAVLERAVHVEGLRFVDARDRERARIAASELEKMVGSEDVEITRGDLSALLYQGTHADVEYIFNDAVAALAQDDQGVDVTFHSGVQRRFDLVIGADGLHSAIRRIVFGPEDSFVQFRQHYFASVAADMDIGEPGWTTFFNEAGRSAAVYRAGAEEGQITFMFRSDQPLAYHHRDVAAQRRLLRDAFAGMEWHMPDLLDAADNAEDFYFDALAQTKMPCWSHGRVVLVGDAAYCASPASGAGALLALTGAYRLTGELSEGGISASALARYEAAQRPLVKLKQSQLFTGITVPRTRAGILARNLFLSSPLTGVLSRWKSDSTDVLRTYTFLSAQL; encoded by the coding sequence ATGACCAAATCGGCAATCTTGATTTCAGGGGCCAGCATTGCTGGTCCTGCTGCAGCATTCTGGCTCGTGCGCGCTGGGTTCAACGTGACAATCGTCGAACGGGCCAGCGCGCTGCGCCAAGGCGGCAACGGCGTCGATATTCGTGCCGAGGCTCTCGCGGTTATCGACCGCATGGGCCTTGACGCGGCAGTGCTCGAACGGGCTGTTCACGTTGAGGGGCTTCGCTTCGTTGATGCGCGCGACCGAGAGCGAGCGCGGATCGCGGCTTCCGAGCTCGAAAAAATGGTCGGGTCGGAAGATGTCGAGATCACGCGCGGCGATCTGTCGGCGCTGCTTTACCAGGGCACACATGCGGATGTGGAGTATATTTTCAACGATGCGGTGGCAGCGCTCGCTCAGGATGACCAGGGCGTCGATGTGACGTTTCACAGCGGAGTGCAACGGCGCTTCGATCTTGTCATCGGGGCGGATGGTTTGCATTCCGCAATCCGTCGGATCGTCTTCGGCCCCGAGGATAGCTTCGTGCAGTTCCGCCAGCACTATTTTGCCTCCGTGGCCGCGGACATGGATATCGGCGAGCCTGGCTGGACCACCTTTTTCAATGAGGCGGGCCGGTCCGCGGCTGTCTATCGCGCCGGCGCCGAAGAGGGGCAGATCACCTTCATGTTCCGGAGCGACCAGCCGCTTGCCTACCACCATCGCGACGTTGCGGCACAGCGCCGCCTGCTGCGCGATGCCTTCGCCGGGATGGAATGGCATATGCCCGATCTGCTCGATGCTGCGGACAACGCCGAAGACTTCTATTTTGATGCCCTGGCTCAGACGAAGATGCCGTGCTGGTCGCATGGCCGCGTGGTGCTGGTGGGCGATGCAGCCTATTGCGCGTCTCCAGCCTCAGGGGCCGGCGCACTGTTGGCGCTGACCGGCGCCTACCGGCTTACGGGCGAACTGTCAGAGGGCGGAATTTCCGCCTCGGCTCTGGCGCGATACGAGGCGGCGCAGCGCCCTCTGGTCAAGCTGAAACAGTCGCAACTTTTCACCGGCATCACCGTTCCGCGCACGCGAGCGGGTATTCTCGCGCGCAATCTGTTTCTGTCATCGCCGTTGACGGGCGTCTTGTCGCGCTGGAAATCCGACAGTACAGACGTCCTTCGCACATACACTTTCTTGTCAGCCCAGTTATAA
- a CDS encoding AraC family transcriptional regulator, whose product MTDPVAEVVSLLKPQPSIAKQVTGGGPWLVERTELGSPFYCAIVEGECLLTIAGRKPMLLKVGDFILIPEAYSFTMSSLQPPPRGALAQRLETSPGVFRLGDPATPVEIRAMVGHCAFGSDDKALLASLLPDLIHVRGAKRLMLLVQMINEETGARRTAREIVLSHLLEVLFIEALRSTGGAEATPGLLRGMADPKLAPTLKRIHEDPTRSISAESLASEAAMSRSTFYARFQREIGVTPMDYVTGWRMALAKQLLRQKVATAKIAERVGYGSVSAFSTAFSRYVGMSPGAYSRGNTPVAD is encoded by the coding sequence ATGACCGATCCGGTCGCAGAAGTCGTCTCACTGCTGAAACCGCAACCCTCCATCGCCAAGCAGGTGACAGGCGGCGGGCCGTGGCTCGTGGAACGCACCGAGCTTGGCAGTCCGTTTTATTGCGCCATCGTCGAGGGCGAATGCCTTCTGACAATTGCGGGCAGGAAGCCCATGCTGCTAAAGGTCGGTGACTTTATCCTCATTCCGGAGGCCTACTCCTTCACCATGAGCAGCCTTCAGCCGCCGCCGCGCGGGGCGCTCGCCCAGCGGCTGGAAACCAGTCCCGGCGTTTTCAGGCTCGGCGATCCCGCAACGCCTGTCGAAATCCGGGCAATGGTCGGCCATTGCGCCTTCGGTTCCGACGACAAAGCGCTTCTGGCTTCGCTTCTGCCGGATCTCATTCATGTGCGCGGCGCAAAACGGCTGATGCTGCTGGTGCAGATGATCAACGAGGAAACCGGCGCCAGACGAACTGCCCGCGAGATCGTGCTTTCGCATCTGCTGGAAGTTCTCTTCATCGAAGCGCTGCGCTCGACGGGTGGCGCTGAGGCCACGCCGGGTCTTTTGCGTGGCATGGCCGATCCGAAACTGGCCCCGACGCTGAAGCGTATTCATGAAGACCCGACCCGCAGTATCAGCGCCGAAAGCCTTGCAAGCGAGGCAGCAATGTCACGGTCTACGTTCTATGCCCGCTTCCAACGCGAGATCGGCGTTACTCCGATGGATTATGTTACTGGCTGGCGCATGGCACTTGCAAAGCAGCTCTTGCGGCAGAAGGTGGCCACCGCGAAGATTGCTGAGCGGGTCGGCTATGGCTCGGTTAGCGCCTTCAGCACAGCGTTCAGCCGCTATGTGGGTATGTCACCAGGAGCATATTCAAGAGGCAATACGCCCGTCGCGGATTAA
- a CDS encoding SRPBCC family protein has protein sequence MIYSTATIPVNPAVETTLTREQVWKGLELKARDARLFLPPGLCTRCDVTEESETHFVREVTIAGADLREIITLEPLKKVTFFQATGPREGAIVNELFEDEAGELQLRFYCYIGLRGKKPDGPEEQAEQEQFDSDNGYKAALTSTLKRTRELVAEGKL, from the coding sequence ATGATCTATTCAACCGCCACAATTCCAGTCAATCCGGCAGTCGAAACTACGCTCACCCGCGAGCAGGTATGGAAGGGGTTGGAACTGAAGGCACGTGATGCGCGCCTGTTCCTCCCGCCTGGGCTTTGCACACGCTGCGATGTCACGGAGGAAAGCGAAACCCATTTCGTCCGCGAGGTCACGATTGCCGGCGCCGATCTTCGTGAGATCATCACGCTGGAACCGCTGAAGAAAGTGACCTTCTTCCAGGCCACCGGTCCGCGCGAAGGCGCCATCGTCAACGAGCTGTTCGAGGATGAGGCGGGAGAACTCCAGCTTCGCTTCTACTGCTATATCGGGCTTCGCGGCAAAAAGCCGGACGGCCCGGAAGAACAGGCCGAACAGGAACAGTTCGACAGCGATAACGGCTACAAGGCCGCGCTCACCTCAACGCTCAAACGCACCCGAGAACTGGTCGCGGAGGGCAAGCTCTGA